A single window of Undibacterium sp. 5I1 DNA harbors:
- a CDS encoding LiaI-LiaF-like domain-containing protein, with product MNQSHNQRRVLIGAIVIIFGVLALVDNLHWFNARDYIQFWPMVFIAFGVLKLSQTRATSGYIIAGGLIAAGALMTLSNLGFIIFRMRDWWPLFIIVAGLAVVFKGVRKDRFSDNNSDQLGDNTNTGLSGLSSMGDSSIDAIAVMSGNNMKVVSQNFRGGEATAIMGSVEIDLRQASIQSEAVLQVFAVWGGISLKVPADWTIVSNGIPIMGGIEDKTIPPMTATKRLVIEGYVVMGGVEIKN from the coding sequence ATGAACCAGTCACATAATCAACGTCGCGTCTTAATTGGCGCTATCGTTATCATCTTTGGTGTGTTGGCGTTGGTAGACAACTTACATTGGTTTAACGCTCGCGACTATATTCAATTCTGGCCCATGGTATTCATTGCTTTTGGTGTTTTAAAACTGTCGCAGACGCGTGCTACTTCAGGCTATATCATCGCTGGTGGATTAATTGCCGCCGGAGCGTTGATGACATTATCCAACCTTGGTTTTATTATTTTCCGGATGCGTGACTGGTGGCCGTTGTTTATTATTGTGGCGGGCCTCGCGGTCGTCTTCAAGGGTGTACGCAAAGACCGCTTTAGCGACAATAATAGTGACCAGCTTGGGGATAATACCAATACGGGATTATCTGGTTTGAGTAGCATGGGCGATAGCAGTATCGACGCAATCGCTGTCATGAGTGGCAATAATATGAAGGTCGTATCACAAAATTTTCGGGGTGGTGAAGCAACCGCGATTATGGGTTCAGTAGAGATCGATTTACGCCAGGCATCTATTCAGTCTGAAGCAGTCTTGCAAGTCTTTGCTGTCTGGGGAGGCATCTCTTTAAAAGTACCTGCTGATTGGACCATTGTCAGTAATGGCATACCGATTATGGGCGGGATTGAAGATAAAACTATTCCTCCGATGACGGCGACCAAACGCTTGGTGATTGAAGGTTATGTCGTAATGGGTGGCGTTGAGATCAAAAATTAA
- a CDS encoding bifunctional helix-turn-helix transcriptional regulator/GNAT family N-acetyltransferase has protein sequence MPNSDHSHIDPIRKASRKMVRELGFMQITLAATNYQPSAVHAMVEIGEERTLTAAQLADVLNLEKSSISRMIRKLLEAGELKETISDNDGRAKLLNLTPQGKRTLASINTFAQRQVASAIDQLSDYQQRTISQGLQTYAAALENSRLGNSATSNQGITIKQGYLPGVIGRVTEMHASFYSSLIGFGQFFESQVATGIAEFMTRLTNPQNGLWVALDSGRIAGSIAIDGEHLGQNLAHLRWFIVDDNLRGAGVGYQLLNVAISFCKKQNFAEVHLWTFQGLDSARRLYEKFGFVLVEECIGNQWGKEVVEQRFVLK, from the coding sequence ATGCCCAATTCTGATCATTCCCATATTGATCCGATTCGTAAAGCGTCTAGGAAAATGGTGCGTGAACTCGGGTTCATGCAAATAACTCTTGCTGCGACCAACTATCAACCGTCCGCAGTCCATGCGATGGTAGAGATCGGTGAAGAGCGCACCCTGACGGCGGCGCAACTTGCAGACGTACTGAATTTAGAGAAATCCAGTATTAGCCGGATGATCCGAAAATTATTAGAAGCAGGCGAATTGAAAGAAACGATTAGCGACAATGATGGCCGGGCAAAACTATTAAATTTAACTCCACAAGGCAAACGTACTTTGGCATCGATCAATACGTTTGCTCAGCGACAGGTCGCCAGCGCTATCGATCAGCTCAGCGACTATCAGCAACGCACAATATCGCAGGGCTTACAGACTTATGCGGCGGCGCTGGAGAATAGCCGGCTAGGTAACTCAGCAACATCAAATCAAGGCATTACAATTAAGCAGGGATATTTACCCGGCGTAATTGGTCGGGTAACAGAAATGCATGCATCTTTTTACTCATCGTTGATCGGCTTCGGGCAATTTTTTGAAAGCCAGGTAGCGACCGGCATTGCAGAATTTATGACCCGATTAACTAACCCGCAGAACGGTCTGTGGGTGGCGCTGGACTCAGGGCGAATTGCAGGATCAATCGCCATAGATGGAGAGCATCTCGGACAAAACTTGGCACATCTGCGCTGGTTTATCGTAGACGATAACTTACGTGGCGCAGGTGTTGGTTATCAACTTTTGAATGTAGCGATATCGTTTTGTAAAAAACAGAATTTCGCGGAAGTACACCTCTGGACATTTCAAGGATTGGATAGCGCGCGCCGGCTCTATGAAAAATTTGGCTTTGTATTGGTGGAGGAGTGTATCGGTAATCAATGGGGTAAAGAAGTTGTAGAGCAGCGCTTTGTGTTGAAGTAG
- a CDS encoding GNAT family N-acetyltransferase: MPSFDQLTLQTERLLLRPFKLDDAADLLSIFSDPLITKYGITLPWTELETAQKRIQRDLKEMPVGDSLCLAIVRLSDNQLLGDCSLFHFSEQCRRAEIGYVLKHAAWGQGYMQEALLALIQYGFSELRLNRIEADIDPMNLASARCLERLGFKLEGMLRERWIVAGVVSDSAMYGLLASDWAARS; the protein is encoded by the coding sequence ATGCCCTCCTTCGACCAACTTACGCTACAAACTGAACGTTTACTACTGCGTCCATTTAAGTTAGACGATGCTGCCGACTTGCTGTCGATTTTTTCTGATCCGCTTATCACAAAATATGGCATTACTTTGCCATGGACAGAGTTAGAGACTGCGCAAAAAAGGATACAGCGTGATTTAAAAGAAATGCCTGTGGGTGACAGTTTGTGTTTGGCGATAGTGCGATTATCTGACAATCAATTATTGGGTGACTGTTCGCTTTTTCATTTCTCTGAACAATGTCGCCGTGCCGAAATTGGTTATGTCTTGAAACATGCAGCCTGGGGGCAGGGCTATATGCAAGAGGCTTTGCTGGCATTGATTCAGTATGGATTTTCTGAACTTCGGCTCAATCGTATTGAGGCGGATATTGATCCCATGAACCTGGCATCTGCCAGATGTCTGGAGCGACTTGGCTTTAAGCTGGAGGGCATGTTGCGCGAGCGCTGGATTGTGGCCGGCGTTGTGTCAGATTCGGCTATGTATGGCTTGCTTGCGAGTGACTGGGCTGCGCGTAGTTAA
- a CDS encoding S46 family peptidase, with amino-acid sequence MKKSLVLFTALTALSSAISVAYANEGMWMPQQLPAIAKQLKAAGLKLDPASLTKLTEFPMGAIVSLGGCSASFVSDQGLVITNHHCAYDSIARNSTPERNYLANGFLAKTMADELPASPGSRVFVTKDVKDVSSKIISPEVAKLVGKARVDAIEKNEKALVAECEKDVGHRCNVYPYYGGLEYYLIKQLEIKDVRLVHAPAEGVGKFGGDTDNWMWPRHTGDYSFLRAYVSKDGKSAEFSKDNVPYKPTHYLRLAKEGVKEGDFVMVTGYPGRTNRHRLPSEVAYTFDWNYPAYVKASGEQLAVIERETKDSPDKKLKYAGMVAGVNNYYKNRQGMLDSYAGSDLLARKQKEHADLKTWINADAGRKQMYAADIDAIEKLISERDAENRRDFLLAYSSPRLLASARSMYRLANESTKPDAERKSGFQTRDLPRFKAGVAAVDRSYDETVDKALVLNFMTKYAAQASKDRNANFDAAVGIKDGMKEADIKALLDAMYAGSKLAIKEERAPWLERKPDDFKASNDSFIKAAVAMYDESLKREARDEEMAGKIQQAYANYMKAKIAFMNSKGQAVYPDANSTLRVTFGKVAGRPYGVDGTSWTAFTSLHGIEKKATGTGEFNAPQNQLDAIKSSKYGADSKYYDAKLKSVPVNFMATLDITGGNSGSAALNAKGELVGLAFDGTLDSIISDWDFNDANTRDIQVDLRYVLWEMKNVDKADNLLKELRVE; translated from the coding sequence ATGAAAAAATCACTCGTATTATTTACTGCGCTGACAGCATTGAGCAGCGCTATCAGCGTTGCTTACGCCAACGAAGGCATGTGGATGCCGCAACAATTGCCAGCCATCGCCAAGCAATTAAAAGCGGCTGGCTTAAAGCTTGATCCTGCCAGCTTAACTAAATTGACTGAGTTCCCTATGGGCGCGATCGTTAGCTTGGGTGGTTGCTCCGCATCGTTTGTTTCAGATCAAGGTCTGGTGATTACTAATCACCACTGCGCTTACGACAGTATTGCCCGTAACTCCACACCAGAGCGTAACTATCTGGCTAATGGGTTTTTGGCAAAGACAATGGCGGATGAACTCCCGGCATCCCCAGGCAGCCGGGTTTTTGTGACCAAGGATGTCAAAGATGTCAGTTCTAAAATTATCAGTCCTGAGGTCGCTAAATTAGTCGGTAAGGCGCGAGTAGATGCGATAGAAAAGAATGAAAAAGCATTAGTAGCAGAATGCGAAAAAGATGTCGGCCATCGCTGCAATGTTTATCCTTACTATGGTGGCTTAGAGTATTACCTGATCAAGCAATTAGAAATTAAAGACGTGCGCCTGGTACATGCACCAGCCGAAGGTGTAGGTAAATTTGGTGGTGATACCGATAACTGGATGTGGCCACGTCACACCGGTGACTATAGCTTCTTGCGTGCTTATGTCAGCAAAGACGGCAAGTCAGCAGAATTCAGTAAAGATAACGTCCCATACAAGCCTACGCACTATCTGCGTCTGGCTAAAGAGGGCGTGAAAGAAGGCGACTTCGTCATGGTAACTGGTTATCCGGGACGTACCAATCGCCATCGTTTGCCTTCAGAAGTTGCTTATACATTCGACTGGAACTATCCAGCCTATGTCAAAGCCTCTGGCGAACAACTGGCTGTGATCGAACGTGAAACCAAAGATAGCCCGGACAAAAAATTGAAATACGCTGGCATGGTTGCAGGCGTTAACAATTACTATAAAAACCGCCAAGGTATGTTGGATAGCTATGCCGGTAGTGATTTATTAGCCCGCAAGCAAAAAGAACATGCGGACTTGAAGACATGGATCAATGCTGATGCTGGTCGTAAGCAAATGTATGCAGCAGATATCGACGCGATCGAAAAACTCATCTCTGAACGTGATGCAGAAAACCGCCGTGACTTCTTGCTAGCCTATTCTTCACCTCGTTTGTTAGCTTCTGCACGTAGCATGTATCGCCTGGCAAATGAGTCAACCAAGCCAGACGCAGAACGTAAATCTGGTTTCCAGACACGCGATCTGCCACGCTTTAAAGCGGGTGTCGCCGCGGTAGATCGTAGCTATGATGAGACCGTTGATAAAGCATTGGTACTGAACTTCATGACTAAGTACGCAGCGCAAGCGAGTAAAGACCGCAATGCGAATTTTGATGCTGCCGTTGGTATTAAAGATGGTATGAAAGAAGCCGACATTAAAGCTCTATTAGATGCAATGTATGCGGGTAGCAAACTGGCGATCAAAGAAGAACGTGCGCCTTGGCTGGAACGCAAACCAGATGATTTCAAAGCTAGTAATGATAGTTTCATCAAAGCTGCTGTTGCGATGTATGACGAAAGTCTGAAGCGTGAAGCACGTGACGAAGAGATGGCTGGCAAAATTCAGCAAGCCTATGCAAACTACATGAAGGCAAAAATCGCTTTCATGAATAGCAAAGGTCAAGCGGTTTATCCTGATGCTAACAGCACTTTGCGCGTTACTTTTGGTAAAGTCGCTGGTCGTCCATATGGTGTTGATGGCACAAGTTGGACCGCCTTTACCAGCCTGCATGGTATCGAGAAAAAAGCGACTGGTACTGGCGAGTTTAATGCCCCACAAAACCAATTGGATGCAATCAAATCCAGCAAATATGGTGCCGACAGCAAATACTATGATGCCAAGTTGAAATCAGTGCCGGTCAATTTTATGGCGACATTGGATATTACAGGCGGTAACTCTGGCTCTGCAGCATTGAACGCTAAAGGTGAATTGGTTGGCTTGGCATTTGACGGCACTTTAGATTCCATCATCTCTGACTGGGATTTCAACGATGCAAACACACGCGATATCCAAGTAGATTTGCGCTATGTATTGTGGGAAATGAAAAACGTTGATAAAGCCGATAACCTGCTGAAAGAATTACGCGTAGAGTAA
- a CDS encoding LiaI-LiaF-like domain-containing protein translates to MNSDISQASIQQYRKQRQRKSVIWGLVLIAVGTIFLLERLGYVDLHPYIGEKIRWWYGWPLVIAIVGLVEALSATMLVQVIKGISQIAIGLWLYVCLTQLWDWTFQTSWPIILIIFGVTWVATGITNLSEKSNKESQS, encoded by the coding sequence ATGAACTCTGATATTTCGCAAGCTAGTATTCAACAATACAGAAAACAACGTCAACGTAAATCGGTGATCTGGGGATTGGTATTGATCGCAGTCGGTACTATTTTTTTATTAGAGCGGCTGGGGTATGTTGATTTGCACCCTTACATCGGCGAAAAAATTCGCTGGTGGTACGGCTGGCCACTGGTGATCGCTATCGTTGGTTTGGTTGAGGCCTTAAGTGCCACTATGCTGGTGCAGGTGATTAAAGGGATCTCGCAAATAGCCATAGGATTGTGGCTGTATGTTTGTCTGACTCAACTCTGGGACTGGACATTTCAAACCAGCTGGCCGATTATCCTCATCATTTTTGGCGTTACTTGGGTCGCTACCGGCATAACGAATTTGTCAGAAAAATCAAATAAGGAATCACAATCATGA
- a CDS encoding sensor histidine kinase: protein MRKLMWYLMAWLLAGVVIAALLVTMANISWGAGLGFAIPVSLIYGFVAASAFYVCRSLPFEKRQFLLTLVIFGGASLLSGLMWLLLCYAWNYLAQAIRHSFLYGADTDSNLTVNLIVITQPMSVMLFVAGCGFYLLSILVHDVLIALDNMRLADRRAAESRVQARDAELQVLRTQINPHFLFNSLNSISALTSIDPIAARTMTLELAQFFRQTLALSEKEQIPLTDEISLCRHFLAIEKIRFGKKLQSDIQVSDTAQTALIPPMLLQPCIENAIKHGIRDLTEGGTITLRAMTRGDWLHVTIENPVDINPSTTVGNGLGLKNSQQRLRSLYGEKARISWTRNTEFFIVEIAIPLSIVNL from the coding sequence ATGCGTAAGTTGATGTGGTATCTGATGGCATGGCTATTGGCTGGCGTGGTGATTGCTGCCTTATTAGTGACAATGGCAAATATTAGTTGGGGAGCAGGTCTTGGGTTTGCCATCCCGGTTAGTTTGATTTATGGCTTTGTCGCTGCTTCTGCATTCTATGTTTGCCGCTCTTTGCCTTTTGAAAAGCGGCAATTTCTTTTGACGCTGGTGATTTTTGGCGGCGCGTCATTGTTGTCTGGATTGATGTGGCTATTGCTCTGCTACGCATGGAATTATTTGGCGCAAGCAATACGTCATTCATTTTTATATGGTGCAGATACAGATAGTAATTTGACTGTAAATTTGATCGTAATAACGCAGCCGATGTCAGTCATGCTGTTTGTAGCTGGTTGTGGTTTTTATTTGCTTTCTATCTTAGTGCATGACGTTCTGATTGCACTTGACAATATGCGCCTGGCAGATCGCCGTGCAGCAGAGTCTCGGGTACAGGCACGTGATGCAGAGTTGCAGGTTTTACGGACACAAATCAATCCTCATTTTTTGTTTAATAGCCTGAATTCAATTAGCGCTTTAACTTCGATTGATCCAATTGCCGCTCGTACGATGACTTTGGAGTTAGCGCAATTTTTTCGTCAGACTTTGGCTTTGTCGGAAAAAGAACAGATTCCCTTAACAGATGAAATCAGCTTATGTCGGCATTTTTTAGCGATAGAAAAAATCCGCTTTGGTAAAAAATTGCAAAGCGATATTCAGGTTAGCGACACTGCGCAAACGGCATTGATACCGCCTATGTTATTGCAGCCTTGTATTGAGAACGCGATCAAACATGGTATCCGTGATTTGACCGAGGGTGGGACTATTACACTACGCGCAATGACAAGAGGTGACTGGTTACATGTCACGATAGAAAATCCTGTTGATATCAACCCAAGTACGACCGTAGGAAATGGCTTAGGCTTAAAAAATAGTCAGCAACGCTTACGTTCTTTGTATGGTGAAAAAGCGCGTATCAGTTGGACAAGAAATACAGAATTCTTTATCGTAGAAATAGCGATACCACTTAGTATCGTCAATCTTTAA
- a CDS encoding cyanophycinase, protein MNKMFLGLTIRMLTCAGLLATPFTTHAAKVFMMGGATAETNNEIYAGLRASTSRNWTPNTSIYTNCVTDWNTTTCPRVAVVTASADTAASGDNVYNNDDATTGALSYIKLFQKHGFAPKHITAHADNYTNDSYSGNAVGNANIAIINQADVVFFNGGDQSRAARTFLTNSGADTPLMAALRTRVNNGSLVIAGTSAGTMIQANPMMGEGVAYGVLYFNANFAPKSVGSATGLKDDRSGTSSLAYLENAGTMTGFGFSGTNVAVDTHCNARGRVARLLAGMRNTSKTQGVCVDEDTAIYLNGSAATIYGSNGVSVADTANAIFPTASYFKVTGAQITYLTSGDAYNFSTKTATSSKSLITRPYNATYYDSAAILDPNEITKSLTWIVDSTTAYNVGTAPKPVYTSGPTYPSSAIAYKIKFYKDSNTKGYYSSGKYSAVRVLVDIY, encoded by the coding sequence ATGAATAAAATGTTTTTGGGATTAACGATCAGAATGCTGACTTGTGCCGGCTTATTAGCGACACCTTTTACGACGCATGCCGCCAAGGTTTTTATGATGGGCGGTGCGACAGCAGAAACCAATAATGAAATCTATGCCGGATTGCGCGCATCTACCTCGCGCAACTGGACGCCTAACACCAGCATCTATACCAATTGCGTGACTGATTGGAATACGACAACTTGCCCGAGAGTTGCCGTCGTCACGGCATCGGCAGATACCGCTGCCTCCGGTGACAACGTGTATAACAATGATGATGCGACGACCGGTGCGCTGAGTTACATCAAGCTATTCCAAAAGCATGGTTTTGCTCCAAAGCATATCACTGCGCATGCGGATAATTACACCAACGATTCTTATTCTGGCAATGCAGTAGGAAACGCTAATATCGCCATCATTAATCAGGCCGACGTGGTGTTTTTTAATGGTGGTGATCAGTCGCGTGCTGCCAGAACTTTTTTAACTAATAGTGGCGCTGATACGCCATTGATGGCGGCATTGCGCACTCGTGTCAACAATGGCAGTCTGGTGATTGCAGGTACATCGGCAGGCACCATGATTCAGGCAAATCCTATGATGGGCGAGGGCGTTGCCTACGGTGTTTTGTACTTCAACGCCAACTTTGCACCTAAGAGTGTTGGCAGCGCGACCGGTTTAAAAGATGACCGCAGCGGTACCAGTTCACTCGCTTATTTAGAAAATGCCGGCACGATGACAGGCTTTGGATTTTCTGGCACCAATGTCGCAGTCGATACCCATTGCAATGCTCGCGGACGCGTCGCCCGCTTGCTGGCAGGGATGAGAAATACCTCAAAAACGCAAGGTGTTTGCGTGGATGAGGATACCGCTATTTATCTCAATGGCAGTGCCGCAACGATCTACGGTTCCAACGGCGTGAGCGTTGCCGATACGGCCAATGCGATCTTCCCAACGGCCTCGTATTTTAAAGTTACCGGCGCACAAATTACCTACCTGACCAGCGGTGACGCCTATAACTTTTCGACTAAAACAGCGACCAGCAGCAAGAGCCTGATTACACGGCCTTACAATGCAACCTACTATGACTCGGCTGCGATTTTAGACCCGAACGAGATTACTAAATCATTGACCTGGATCGTAGACAGCACCACGGCTTATAACGTCGGGACTGCACCCAAACCAGTCTATACATCGGGACCAACTTACCCGTCCAGCGCGATTGCGTACAAAATTAAGTTCTACAAAGATAGCAATACCAAAGGCTATTACAGCAGCGGAAAATATAGTGCTGTCAGAGTATTGGTCGATATTTATTGA
- a CDS encoding DUF2177 family protein, which translates to MTKSFNTYLVAYLVAAVVFCVLDFIWLTIVAKNFYQSQLGPLMLAEPKMIPAATFYLVYLLGLLVFAIMPAVREQSWLTAVLMSGLLGIVAYGTYDLSNLATLKGWSPTLTVIDIIWGACVSAAAGSAGYYATRFFNSN; encoded by the coding sequence ATGACAAAATCGTTTAACACTTACCTTGTTGCCTATCTGGTCGCGGCAGTAGTATTTTGCGTACTCGATTTTATCTGGCTTACGATCGTAGCCAAGAACTTTTATCAATCTCAACTCGGCCCGCTGATGCTGGCCGAGCCCAAGATGATTCCGGCTGCCACTTTTTATCTCGTTTATCTGCTTGGCTTGCTGGTATTCGCCATCATGCCAGCCGTACGTGAACAAAGCTGGCTGACCGCTGTACTGATGAGTGGCCTGTTGGGTATTGTTGCCTACGGCACCTACGACCTCAGCAATCTTGCCACCTTAAAAGGCTGGTCTCCAACACTCACCGTCATCGACATCATCTGGGGCGCATGTGTCAGCGCAGCGGCGGGATCGGCAGGATATTATGCGACAAGGTTTTTCAACTCAAACTGA
- a CDS encoding SRPBCC family protein: protein MKFEHLVEINDILNPLNDVITREQLWRGLVLRAESPKLFVPYLDESTITARNTNGFSRSLRYGDLVISDEVRFVELDSVLYDVAAQKDIPQSSLLMKIEEPSPDALFVRFLYDDGHSAEEDIANEMYNEYRRSAYQEADIDTIRVIREMAEAGRLNALPS from the coding sequence ATGAAATTTGAACACTTAGTAGAAATCAACGACATACTTAATCCGTTGAACGATGTCATTACGCGCGAACAATTGTGGCGTGGCTTGGTGTTGCGCGCCGAGTCTCCCAAGTTATTTGTGCCTTACCTTGATGAGAGTACGATCACTGCACGCAATACAAACGGATTCTCACGTAGTCTGCGTTATGGCGATTTAGTGATTAGCGATGAGGTTCGTTTTGTCGAACTTGATTCGGTGTTGTATGACGTAGCAGCGCAGAAGGATATTCCTCAGTCGTCGCTATTAATGAAGATTGAAGAACCCTCGCCGGATGCTTTATTCGTGCGTTTTTTATATGACGATGGTCATAGCGCGGAAGAAGATATCGCGAATGAGATGTACAACGAATATCGCCGCTCTGCTTATCAGGAAGCGGATATTGATACGATACGCGTTATAAGAGAAATGGCAGAAGCCGGACGGCTGAACGCATTGCCATCATAA
- a CDS encoding LytR/AlgR family response regulator transcription factor, giving the protein MNPINVLIVDDEELARCLIREYLRAHPDIVIVGEAEHGLDAVKQINALNPDLIFLDIQMPKLTGLEVLELTGRQAGVIFTTAYDQYALKAFDLHAIDYLLKPFSQTRFDEALAQARKSIAQLVNPQATAIQQLLSVPGKLLDRILIRDRTQVHVIPVDKMEYVEAQDDYISIVSDAKSYLKTQSLSELEAQLDPKKFVRVHRSYLINIEQLKSIERSTKDSHVAIMRSGKQIPISRTGYERIRQIM; this is encoded by the coding sequence ATGAATCCTATAAATGTATTGATCGTTGATGATGAGGAATTAGCGCGATGCTTGATCCGGGAATATCTGCGCGCGCATCCAGATATTGTCATCGTAGGTGAGGCAGAGCACGGACTTGATGCGGTGAAGCAGATTAACGCGCTTAATCCTGATTTAATATTTTTAGATATCCAGATGCCTAAGCTGACTGGCTTGGAAGTGCTGGAGCTGACGGGCAGACAGGCTGGGGTGATCTTTACTACCGCTTACGATCAATATGCCCTTAAGGCATTTGATCTACATGCGATTGATTATTTACTCAAACCATTTTCACAAACACGATTTGATGAGGCCCTTGCGCAGGCACGTAAATCAATCGCGCAACTGGTCAATCCGCAAGCCACCGCGATCCAGCAATTGCTGTCAGTGCCGGGCAAACTACTGGACCGTATTTTGATCCGTGACCGAACTCAGGTGCATGTTATTCCCGTAGATAAGATGGAATATGTAGAAGCGCAAGATGACTACATCAGTATTGTCAGCGACGCAAAATCTTACCTGAAGACGCAATCTCTGTCGGAGCTGGAAGCGCAGCTCGATCCGAAAAAATTTGTGCGGGTGCATCGTTCATATTTAATCAATATTGAACAGCTGAAAAGTATAGAACGTAGCACCAAAGACAGTCATGTTGCGATCATGCGCTCTGGCAAACAGATTCCGATCAGCCGGACTGGTTATGAACGTATCAGGCAGATTATGTAA
- a CDS encoding pyridoxamine 5'-phosphate oxidase family protein — MSSDNSNSIQTLRSKIEHIHFCMMTTINEDLSLSSRPMTAQATDDDGIMWFFVSSNSQLALDLTRHPKTNVSFADPSDNLYIAIAGTVELVKDQAKEKQLWTSQVAAWFPSGLDDPQLSLIKLHIHLAEIWDSKTNKMDMLYQMAKAAITGEHQQNLGEHAKLQF, encoded by the coding sequence ATGTCGTCAGATAACAGCAATTCTATTCAAACCTTACGTTCAAAAATCGAGCATATTCATTTCTGCATGATGACAACGATCAACGAAGACCTGAGTTTATCAAGTCGTCCAATGACTGCTCAAGCGACGGATGACGATGGCATTATGTGGTTTTTTGTGTCCAGCAATTCTCAACTGGCTTTAGATCTTACGCGCCATCCAAAGACCAACGTCAGCTTTGCAGATCCATCTGACAATCTCTACATTGCGATTGCCGGTACGGTCGAACTAGTCAAAGACCAAGCCAAAGAAAAACAGTTGTGGACATCCCAAGTCGCGGCATGGTTTCCATCCGGCCTGGATGATCCGCAACTCTCTTTGATCAAATTGCATATCCACTTGGCAGAGATTTGGGATAGCAAAACGAATAAAATGGATATGCTATATCAGATGGCCAAAGCGGCGATTACCGGTGAACATCAACAGAATTTAGGTGAACACGCCAAACTTCAGTTTTGA
- a CDS encoding HupE/UreJ family protein: MKRLILLLAGLFFALTASAHKPSDSYLSLSVKDSSIIGQWDIALRDLDFAIGLDANGDAEITWGEVRAKHTEIAAYAMSRLHVSAQGKDCPIQVTEHLVDDHTDGAYAVMRFKAECPTPISVLQAKYNLFFDIDPQHKGLLRLDYQGQSSTAIFSPDKATQEFKLSEVSRFKQFLDYAREGVWHIWIGFDHILFLLALLLPAVVFRQDKKWQAVSAFKPAFWSVLKIVTAFTLAHSITLTLATLGVISLPSRWVESTIAASVVIAALNNIYPLFRERRWVMAFLFGLIHGFGFASVLTDLGLPQGALILALVGFNLGVEGGQLAIVAAFLPIAFALRTSWFYRRLILIGGSVVIAILAAIWFIERAFDMKFL; the protein is encoded by the coding sequence ATGAAACGCTTAATTCTCTTGTTAGCCGGTCTGTTTTTTGCTCTGACCGCATCTGCCCACAAACCCAGCGACAGCTATCTTAGTCTGAGCGTGAAGGACAGCTCCATCATCGGACAATGGGATATCGCCCTGCGCGATTTAGATTTTGCGATTGGCCTGGACGCCAATGGTGATGCCGAAATTACCTGGGGCGAGGTTCGTGCCAAACATACGGAGATTGCAGCCTATGCCATGTCACGCTTGCACGTCTCAGCGCAAGGCAAGGATTGCCCGATACAAGTAACAGAACATTTGGTCGATGATCATACAGATGGTGCTTATGCAGTGATGCGCTTTAAAGCAGAATGTCCTACGCCCATCAGCGTACTGCAAGCTAAGTACAATCTGTTTTTTGATATTGATCCCCAGCACAAGGGTTTGTTGCGGCTCGATTATCAAGGGCAATCCAGTACCGCGATATTTAGTCCGGATAAAGCAACTCAGGAATTCAAGCTCAGTGAAGTCAGTCGCTTTAAACAATTTTTGGACTATGCCCGAGAAGGTGTTTGGCATATCTGGATCGGCTTTGATCACATTCTATTTTTGTTAGCTTTACTCCTACCAGCAGTGGTGTTCCGCCAGGATAAAAAATGGCAGGCCGTCAGCGCTTTTAAGCCAGCATTTTGGTCGGTATTAAAAATCGTTACGGCGTTTACGCTGGCGCATTCCATCACGCTGACGCTGGCAACATTAGGCGTCATTAGTTTGCCATCGCGCTGGGTAGAATCGACGATTGCAGCATCGGTCGTCATCGCGGCACTAAATAATATTTATCCTCTATTCCGGGAACGACGCTGGGTCATGGCGTTTTTATTTGGATTGATACACGGATTCGGATTTGCCAGTGTGTTGACTGATCTTGGATTGCCGCAAGGTGCCTTGATCCTGGCATTGGTCGGATTTAATTTGGGCGTTGAAGGTGGTCAGTTAGCGATTGTTGCCGCATTTTTACCCATCGCATTTGCATTAAGAACAAGCTGGTTTTATCGTCGCCTGATCTTGATTGGTGGCTCGGTCGTCATCGCGATTCTGGCAGCGATCTGGTTCATAGAGCGTGCGTTTGATATGAAGTTTTTGTGA